Proteins encoded within one genomic window of Nilaparvata lugens isolate BPH chromosome 11, ASM1435652v1, whole genome shotgun sequence:
- the LOC120353577 gene encoding myosin-2 heavy chain, non muscle-like, which yields MGSKNITMLLNMIGSGYKFGRCIPPTHSRKLKRCVNANYYHISAQKLKEIQKQMSEGDKKESQKRLFPSSLNDTSLEGEKSVSKGVERPDDLKISEVGDFIADSSNQKDVGKNEMPLTLEKASESSAQVDLNIGKLKADQKYEEKQTNKVNELEKEASVNMMDSIKKEIKGSYSSLRQKKLDKNPSDYILFGSRNLAGDKEKLNSTKEINSKPINKFDSTFSIKVESNKSSENYVEPKENNTKELKLDEKGSINDEKINVRTVNETKDINSQEGKLAYKKQIDIAERSISEKKVIAMKGMAMLGKESTSGENLNTLEKKHLRTSPSIQENPKTADDVEAKNVASASNSTNSIDKINMDMIKKSKNTGSDSSVKEDKPRTLEVDRPTTKNIC from the exons ATGG GTTCCAAAAACATAACAATGCTTCTCAATATGATTGGCTCCGGTTATAAATTTGGACGGTGCATACCTCCAACTCATtctagaaaattgaaaagatgtGTGAACGCAAACTACTATCACATTTCAGCCCAAAAGTTAAAAGAAATACAAAAGCAAATGAGCGAAGGGGACAAAAAGGAATCGCAGAAAAGGCTGTTCCCTAGTTCTTTGAATGACACCTCATTAGAGGGCGAGAAGAGTGTTTCCAAAGGAGTTGAGAGGCCTGATGATCTGAAAATCAGCGAAGTTGGAGATTTTATTGCAGACTCCTCCAATCAGAAAGatgttggaaaaaatgagaTGCCTTTAACACTTGAAAAAGCATCGGAAAGCTCTGCTCAAGTTGATCTAAACATTGGAAAACTGAAAGCTGATCAAAAATATGAGGAGAAACAAACAAATAAGGTAAACGAGTTGGAAAAAGAAGCTAGTGTTAATATGATGGATTCAATTAAGAAAGAGATAAAGGGAAGCTATTCAAGCTTAAGACaaaaaaagttggataaaaACCCATCGGATTACATATTGTTTGGGTCTAGGAACCTGGCTGGAGACAAAGAGAAACTGAACTCAACAAAGGAGATTAACTCTAAGCCGATCAATAAGTTTGATTCAACATTCAGCATTAAAGTGGAATCAAATAAATCTAGTGAAAATTATGTGGAGCCGAAGGAAAATAACACGAAAGAAttaaaacttgatgaaaaagGTTCAATTAATGACGAGAAAATAAATGTAAGAACAGTGAatgagacaaaagatatcaatTCACAAGAGGGAAAACTAGCTTATAAGAAGCAAATTGACATTGCTGAACGAAGCATTTCAGAAAAGAAAGTAATTGCAATGAAAGGAATGGCGATGCTAGGAAAAGAATCGACCTCTGgtgaaaatttaaatactttGGAGAAGAAACATTTGAGAACATCTCCAAGTATTCAGGAGAATCCAAAAACAGCAGATGATGTGGAGGCGAAAAACGTCGCATCTGCAAGTAATTCAAcgaattctattgataaaattaatatggatatgataaaaaaatccaaaaatacaGGAAGTGATAGCAGTGTCAAAGAAGACAAGCCTAGAACACTTGAAGTGGATCGCCCTACTACTAAAAATATATGTTGA
- the LOC120353652 gene encoding cytochrome P450 302a1, mitochondrial-like encodes MRQVKSASKAKLVKGKAKPKPKPTLKVKYRLKETLKDKMEKLNKQEKMKILTSDSKSRTANEKVDLQSKPEKKEIQLHTESNRLTALTKQEEFPKVGSQIAAVQQNPQRIDKQLQQSNNTAIKKDLNERGIMPFDSSYIMKQLAKSRQSESIEDIPGPKIMRACSNIVNALPVIGTLSISSLMRSYNRLCLSYAHFDATSSQNRDAMSSVDDQMTCVIEHFDLKNLFWSASRYHNSLEKISDQLVERITFTRDMHNEVPKDFIKELNKWSLECMMQVLFATEIGSLKSTSYLGHQETDIILKSLTDATDALRNCESGIQLWRVYETSSFTKLTQSIKHLERFLCKHIPLLKHEAKLEQRLEMLQSNLESKQNASSLISGLILSGYVDVDKLLKICMETMLIAVNTTSTSLGFVLYHMARNQEKQKILHKELMSVLPDKSSKLNPEVLQELPYLNAVVQETLRLKHPIPYSVMRLQRSIVLHKYYIPAGTWVMTANEVACLREENFEDAQLFKPERWLESSPELYQDTISPLLEAQFEPFLGRDWLQKQLLIGTAKVIRNFNVNYRYGEIGKEGEFLSKPTKPFQFEFLEQHL; translated from the exons ATGAGGCAGGTAAAATCAGCTTCAAAAGCAAAGTTGGTAAAGGGCAAAGCTAAACCGAAGCCTAAACCTACACTTAAAGTTAAATATCGATTGAAGGAAACTCTGAAAGACAAAATGGAAAAGCTAAATAAACAAGAAAAGATGAAGATACTGACAAGTGACAGTAAGAGTAGAACAGCTAATGAAAAAGTTGATCTCCAATCAAAACCTGAGAAAAAAGAAATTCAACTCCATACAGAATCAAATAGGCTCACAGCTTTGACAAAACAAGAGGAATTTCCTAAAGTTGGTAGCCAAATTGCGGCAGTACAGCAGAATCCACAAAGAATTGACAAACAATTACAACAAAGTAATAATACAGCAATCAAGAAAGATTTGAACGAGCGGGGAATTATGCCTTTTGACAGCAGTTACATCATGAAACAATTAGCGAAGTCGAGGCAATCTGAATCAATCGAGGACATTCCTGGGCCAAAAATAATGAGAGCTTGCTCGAATATTGTTAATGCCCTTCCAGTAATCGGTACGCTGTCCATCTCAAGTCTCATGCGGTCCTACAACCGATTGTGCCTTAGTTACG cTCATTTTGATGCTACTTCTTCTCAAAATAGGGATGCAATGAGTAGTGTGGACGACCAGATGACATGTGTTATTGAGCATTTCGACCTCAAAAATCTATTCTGGTCTGCGAGTAGATATCACAATTCTCTGGAAAAAATAAGTGATCAATTGGTTGAGAG AATCACCTTCACTCGAGATATGCACAATGAGGTCCCTAAAGACTTCATTAAAGAACTGAACAAATGGTCTCTCGAAT GCATGATGCAAGTATTGTTTGCCACTGAGATTGGCTCTCTGAAAAGTACCAGCTACTTGGGGCATCAAGAAACCGATATCATTTTGAAATCCTTAACCGATGCCACCGATGCTTTGAGAAACTGTGAGTCAGGAATACAGCTATGGAGAGTGTATGAAACATCCAGCTTCACAAAACTGACACAATCAATAAAACATCTTGAAAG ATTCCTTTGCAAGCATATACCTTTGTTGAAGCATGAAGCGAAGCTTGAACAGAGGCTGGAAATGCTGCAATCCAATCTAGAATCCAAACAGAATGCCTCTTCGCTAATAAGTGGTCTGATATTATCAGGTTACGTTGACGTTGATAAACTGTTGAAGATCTGTATGGAGACAATGCTGATAGCTGTTAATACG ACTTCAACATCACTGGGATTCGTTCTCTACCATATGGCAAGAAATCAGGAAAAACAGAAAATACTTCACAAGGAACTAATGTCGGTGCTGCCTGATAAATCATCCAAGTTAAATCCAGAGGTTTTGCAAGAGTTGCCCTATTTGAACGCCGTTGTACAAGAAACTCTAAG GCTGAAACATCCCATTCCATATTCGGTCATGAGACTTCAGAGGAGTATAGTGCTGCATAAATATTACATTCCAGCTGGA ACTTGGGTGATGACAGCGAATGAAGTGGCATGCTTGAGGGAAGAGAACTTCGAGGATGCGCAACTATTCAAACCAGAGAGATGGCTTGAGTCTTCACCTGAATTGTATCAGGACACAATCTCACCTCTACTCGAGGCACAATTCGAACCGTTCCTTGGTCGAGATTGGTTGCAGAAACAGCTACTTATTGGCACAGCTAAG GTCATAAGAAACTTCAATGTAAATTACCGGTATGGTGAAATCGGTAAAGAAGGAGAATTCCTATCAAAACCTACAAAGCCATTccagtttgaatttttggagcAACATCTTTAG